CGAGCGCGCCCATCAAGCCTACCGCCACTGGCGCCAGAACGAGCGCCGGCCAGTAGCCGACGACGGAACTGATGGTGTACGCCATGTAGGCGCCGAGCATGTAGAAACTGGCGTGCGCAAAATTGAGCACGCCCATCATGCTGAAAATAAGTGTGAGGCCGGACGAGAGCATGAACAGCAGCAGGCCGTAACTGACCCCGTTCAGCAGCGTGAACAGCGTGAATTCCATGGGAGGATCGCAGACAAAAACAAAAGTGAACGACGTGTTGAAAGACGCGGTGGAGGTCTATCCCTCCACCGCGCACGCGCGTGACGCAGGCCCGGCTTATTTAGGCGATGGCCGCTTCATCTGGCAGGAAGTCGGCTGCGTGGCGTAGTAGGCATCGATCTTCTTGTCCATCTTCCAGCCGTAACCGGTGTTTTCCTGGTCATACTTGACGGTTTTGCCGTCCACTTTGGTCCAGGTGCCGATGTACAGCGGCTGCTGCAGTTGATGGTCGACCTTGTTCATGGTGACCTGGCCGTTGAGGCTATTGAACTTGGCGCCTTCCATGGCAAACGCCACCTTGACCGGGTCGGTGGATTTGGCCTGCTTGATGGCCTGGGCCAGCATGCCGATGCTGCTGTGGGTCTGGGCCGTGTAGTAGTCATCGTTGTACTTCTTCTTGAAGCCTTCCACGATTTCCTTGCCGGCGTTGTTCTCGGCATTGACCATCCAGTTGCCGACGATCTTGACACGGTCGGCGCCGGCCGCGCCCATGGCCGTTGGGACGCCCGTGGTCACGCCATAGTAGGTGTAGAAATCGGCCTTGAGGTCGGCATCCTTGGCCGCGCGGATCAGCAGCGCCAGGTCGGCACCCCAGTTGCCGGTGATGACGGTATCGGCACCGGACGCCTTGATCTTGGCCACGTACGGCGAGAAATCCTTGACCTGGGCAATCGGGTGCAGGTCGTCGCCGACGATCTTGACGTCCGGGCGCTTGCGCTTGAGGTAAGCCTTCGCTGCGCGGCTGACGGCCTGGCCAAAGGCGTAGTTCTGGCCAATGATGTAGACATTCTTGACGTTCTTGTCCGTGGCCATGTACGAGGTGAGCGCTTCCATCTTCATGTCGGAATTGGCGTCAAAACGGAAGTGCCAGAAGCTGCACTTGCTGTTGGTCATGTCCGGATCGATGGCGGCGTAATTCAGGAACACCACTTCCTTGCCCGGGTTGCGCTCGTTGTGCTTGTTGATCGCGTCCAGCAGGGCCAGGCCGACGCCGGACCCATTGCCCTGGGTGATGTAGCGGTAGCCCTGGTCGATGACGGCCTTGAGCTGGGTGAGCGACTCTTGCGGGCTGCCCTTGTTGTCAAAGCCCACCACCTGGATGGTGTGCTCGCCCGCCCACTTTTGCTGGTTGGCCAGGTCGGCAATGGTCTGGAAGCTCTTGAGCTGGTTCTGGCCCACCGGGGCGAAGGGTCCCGACAGTGGGTCAATGAATGCAATCTTGACTGTCTCTGCCTGGGCAGCGGCGGACAGCAATGCGAGTGAAACGGCCAGGGTCAACGGGCGAATGTTCTTGATCATGTGTCTCCATCCTTCTATTTTCTAAACTGGGTCTATGCCCACTGCAGCGAAGTGCTGCCCTTCATGAAACGCAAAAACGGTACGCTAGGCTGTCGCCAGCTTGTGCTCCTTGAACTGTTCACGCAGCTTGTTCTTTTGCACCTTGCCGGTGGCGCCCATGGGCAGCGCGTCGACAAAGACAACGTCGTCCGGCGTCCAGAACTTGGCGATTTTTCCTTCAAAGAATGCGATCAGCTCGTCGCGCGTGACTTCCTGGCCCGGACGTTTGATCACCACCAGCAGCGGACGTTCATCCCATTTTGGATGGGCGATCCCCACGCAGGCAGCCTGCAGCACGGCCGGATGCGCCATGGCGATGTTTTCCAGGTCGATGGTGCCAATCCATTCGCCGCCGGACTTGATCACATCCTTGCTGCGGTCGGTGATCTGCATGTAGCCGTCGGCATCAATGGTGGCCACGTCGCCGGTCGGGAACCAGCCATCCTGGAGCACGTCGCCACCCTCGTTCTTGAAGTAGCTGCTGATGATCCACGGCCCCTTGACCAGCAGGTGGCCATAGGTGGTCCCGTCCCAAGGCAATTCCTTGCCGCTGTCGTCGACAATTTTCATGTCCACACCAAAGACGGCATGGCCCTGCTTTTGCAGGATCTTGCGCTGTTCTTCCTTGGGCAGCGACAAATGCTTGGCCTGCAAGCCGCCCGCCGTTCCCAGCGGCGACATTTCCGTCATGCCCCAGGCGTGGATGACTTGCACGTCGAGCTTGTCGATGAGGGTGTCCATCATGGCCGGCGGACAGGCCGAGCCGCCAATGACGGTGCGGCGGAACGTGGAAAACTTGAGATTGTTTTGCAGTGCATGATTTACCAGGCCCAGCCACACGGTGGGCACGCCGGCCGAGAATGTCACGCCTTCGGCTTCAAACAGTTCGTACAGCGACTTGCCGTCGAGCGCGGCGCCCGGGTACACCATCTTGGCGCCGGACAGCAGGACCGAATACGGAAGGCCCCAGGCATTGACGTGGAACATCGGCACCACCGGCAGCACCGTATCGGCCGCCGACACGTTCAGCGCGTTCGGCATGGCCGAACCATAGGCGTGCAGCACGGTCGAACGGTGGGAGTACAGCGCACCCTTGGGATTGCCCGTGGTGCCGGACGTGTAGCACAGGGATGCGGCAGCATTTTCGTCAAACACGGGCCACTGGTATTGGTCCGAACTGCCGGCCATGAGTTCTTCATAGCACAGCAGATTGGCGATCTTGCTCTCCTGCGGCATGCGGTCGCGTTCGGCCATGAGCACAAAGCCCTTGACGCTCTTGCAGTGCGCGGCAATGGCTTCAATCAGCGGCAGGAAGGTGAGGTCAAAGAACAGGTACTGGTCTTGCGCATGGTTGCAGATGTAGGCCAGCTGCTCGGGGTGCAGGCGCGGATTGATCGTATGCAGCACCGCGCCGGAACCGGAGACAGCGTAATACAGCTCCATGTGGCGGTAGCCATTCCAGGCCAGGGTCGCCACCCGTTCGCCCATGGTCACGCCCAGATCCTGAAGGACATTGGCCAATTTCCTGGCCCGGTCGTGGCAGTCGCGGTAGGTATATCGGTGCATGTCGCCCTCAACCCGGCGCGACACAATTTCGGTAGTGGGATAGTGCTTGGCTGCGAATTCGAGAATGCTGGAAATGAGCAATGGCTGGCTCATCATCTGGCCCATCAACGGACTTGCCTGGTATGACGTCATCGACTCTCCTGTAACGCATTGCGGTAGGAATGATCAGTTTCGTACGACCGTGCTAAAACAGTCAATGCTTTTCGATGGTGCGGTGCAACAAGCTGCGCGGGGAACCCTCTTTCGCACTTTTTCAGTGCAATTGCAGCCGACATCCGGTGGTTTTTCGCGAACGAACCGTTTTTGGTCCTTACGGTAAAATCAGCGCATCACTAGCCACCGCAACTGGAACTGCCATTACTGCCATCGACCTGCCTTTTGAGAATTCGTTCGCGGAACTGCCGCCGGCGTTTTATACCCGCCTCATGCCTACACCGCTGCGCGAGCCCTACTTTGTGGCAGCCAGCGCCCGGGCCGCACAGCTGGTCGGCCTGACAGCAGCCGATTTGGCGGGCGACGATTATGTTGCTGTCTTTACGGGCAACACGGTGCCCACGCGCGCCGCGCCCCTGTCGGCAGTCTATTCGGGCCATCAGTTTGGCGTGTGGGCCGGGCAGCTTGGCGATGGGCGCGCCATCTTGCTGGGGGAACTGGCAGGACCGCAAGGGCCCATGGAATTGCAGCTCAAGGGGGCCGGCATGACGCCCTATTCCCGCATGGGCGATGGCCGGGCCGTGCTGCGCTCGTCCATCCGGGAGTTTTTGTGTTCGGAGGCGATGGCTGCGCTCAACATTCCTACCACGCGCGCGCTCATGATTACCGGCTCGGACCAGGGCGTGATGCGCGAAACGGTGGAAACATCGGCCGTCTGCACGCGCATGGCGCCCAGTTTCGTGCGCTTTGGCTCCTTCGAGCACTGGTTTTACCGCGACAAGCCGGAGCAATTGCGCACGCTGGCCGATTACGTCATCAACACGTTCTACCCGGAGCTGGCGGGCGACTCCAACCCGTACACATCGCTGCTGGCGGAAGTGTCGCGCCGCACCGCGCACATGATTGCGCACTGGCAGGCGGTGGGATTCATGCATGGCGTGATGAACACCGACAACATGTCCATCCTGGGCCTGACCCTGGACTACGGGCCATTCGGCTTTATGGAAGCCTTTGATTCCCAGCACATCTGCAACCATACCGACCAGCAAGGCCGCTATTCGTATGCCAACCAGCCCCAGATCGGGCACTGGAACTGCTTCGCGCTGGGCCAGGCGCTGCTGCCCTTGATTGGCAGCTTGGAAGACGCGCAGGAAGCGCTGGCCGTGTACGAGCCCGCCTTCGCCGCCAAGATCGACGAACTGCTGCACGCCAAGCTGGGGCTGGAACTGGTGCGCGACGACGACCACCAGCTGTTTGCCGACATGTTTGCACTGCTGCAGGCCACCCATGTCGACTTTACGCAGTTTTTCCGCCGCCTCGGCATGCTGCAGGTGGAGCAGCCGGAGCTGGACGCGCCCGTGCGCGACCTGTTCATCGACCGCGACGCCTTCGACACCTGGGCCGCCGCCTACCGCACGCGATTGCGCATGGAAAGCCGCAACGACATTGCCCGCCGCCGCGCCATGGATGGCGTCAATCCCAAGTACGTACTGCGCAACTACCTGGCCCAGGTGGCCATCGAAAAAGCCCAGAAAAAGGATTTTTCAGAGGTGGCAAAGCTGCTGGCCATCCTCGAACATCCCTTTGACGAGCAGCACGAGCACGAAGCCTACGCCGCCCTGCCACCGGACTGGGCCAGTCACCTTGAGGTAAGCTGCTCTTCCTGAACCGACCGCATCATCACAGAAAGCGACCATGACAGACAAAGTTACCAAGAGCGACGCCGAATGGCGCGCCATGCTCGACCCCATGCAATACCAGGTCACGCGCCACGCTGCCACCGAGCGCGCCTTTACCGGGGAATTCTGGGATCACCACGAGCACGGCATCTACACTTGCGTGTGCTGCAATACGCCCCTGTTCGCCTCCGACACCAAGTTCGATTCCGGCTGCGGCTGGCCCAGCTACTTCAAGGCACTCGACCCGGCCAATGTGATTGAGAAGGTTGACCGCACGCATGGTATGCTGCGCACCGAAATTATCTGTGCCGTGTGCGACGCCCACCTGGGACATGTCTTCCCCGACGGGCCGCCGCCCACAGGCTTACGTTATTGCATTAATTCCGCCTCCCTGCGGTTCGACCCTACTTAAACGATGAAATTTCTGTTCGACTTTTTCCCGATCCTGCTCTTTTTCGGGGTCTTCAAGCTGGCCGAGGTGTTCGAGCCGACCGCGCACAGCCTGGTCACCACCTACCTGGGGGGCATGATCGCCGGCGGCACCATCAAGCCGGACCAGGCGCCGATCATGCTCGCGACCGTGGTGGCGATCCTTGCCACGACGCTGCAGATTGCCTACGTCAAGGCGCGCGGCCGCAAGGTCGACCTCATGCTGTGGGTATCGTTTGCCATCATCACCATTTTCGGCGGCTTGACCATCTACCTGCATGACGACAATTTCATCAAGTGGAAGCCGACCCTGATCTACCTGATCTTTGCGCTCGGCATGCTCATTGCCCAGTTTGGATTTCGCAAGAACCTCATGCGCGAAGCCATGGAATCGCAGCTCAAGCTGCCTGATGATGTCTGGAGCAAGGTGGGCCTGTCGTGGGCGGCATTCTTCCTGTTCTTAGGTGTGCTCAACCTGCTCGTGGCCTTTGTCATCTTTGAAGGCAATACCAGTGCCTGGGTCAGCTTCAAGGTCTTCGGCATTACCGGGCTGATGTTCGTGTTCATCATTGGCCAGACGGTGATGCTGTCGAAATACATCGAAGCGGAGGACGACAAGGCCGACGACAAGATCGTCAAGGACCAGGCATGAGCGCCGATACCCGCATGGAACGCATCCGCGCCCAGCTGCAGCAAGCGCTGGCGCCGTCGCTGCTGGAACTGACCGATGAATCGGCCCTGCACGCCGGCCACGCCGGTGCTGCCTCCGGCGGCGGGCATTACCGGCTTAAAATTGTCTCCAGCCAATTCGAGGGGCAGAGACTCGTCATGCGACATCGACTCGTGTATGATTCCGTGCACGCTATGATGCACAGCGAGATCCACGCCCTGGCCATCACTGCGCTGGCACCGTCAGAAGTGTAGCCCTTGCGGGTTCAGCGTGTCTTAAGAAATCTGTCTGACAATTGCAGCGCCAGTAAAAACAATTCAACGAAACTTTGTCCAGTAACTGTCTTCTTCAGGAAAATCCATAATGACTTTTAAGCCAGCCCGCTTGCTGTTAGCACTGATCGCCGTTGCTGCAATGCCTGCATTTGCCCAGAACGCCGCCGTGGTCAACGGCAAGCCAATCCCGACTTCGCGCGTGGATAACTTCGTCAAGCAGGTCGTGGCCCAGGGCCAGCAGCAGGATTCCAAGGAACTGCGCGAAGCGATCAAGCAAGACCTGATCGCCCGCGAAGTCATGATGCAGGAAGCGGTCAAGCAGGGTTTCGACAAGAACGAGCTCGTCAAGCAGCAGCTGGAAGCGGCGCGCCAGCAGATCGTGGTCAGCGCCATGATGCGCGAGCATGCCAAGAAGCAGCCCATTAGCGAAGCCGAAATCAAGGCCGAGTATGACCGCTTCAAGGCCCAGAACGGCGACAAGGAATACCATGTGCGCCATATCCTGACCGAGACGGAAGCCGCCGCCAAGGACGTGATCGCCAAGCTCAAGGCCGGCGCCAAGTTCGAAGACCTGGCCAAGACCTCCAAGGATACCGGTTCGGCCAATTCCGGCGGCGACCTTGACTGGGCAACGCCTTCGTCGTTCCCCAAGCCGTTCGCTGATGCTTTCGTCGGCCTGCAAAAAGGCGCAGTGACCCAGACCCCGGTGCAGACCCAGAACGGGTGGCACGTGATCAAGGTGGACGACACGCGCCCGGCCAAGATTCCTGCGCTGGCAGAGCTGAAGCCGCAGATCACCGAGTCGCTGCAACAGCGCAAGCTGCAGGCGTACCAGGAAGAGCTGTTCAAGAAAGCCGTGATTAAGTAAGTTGATCGTTCAGGACGGCCCGTGCCTTGCCCGGGCCATGTCTGTAAATTTGATAGGATTGATACAATGATTTTGAAGCCTGCCCGTCTGATCGTAGCCCTGGTCGCCCTGTCAGCCGCTCCTGCATTTGCCCAGGTCGCCGCCACGGTGAACGGCAAGCCGATTCCAAACTCGAAAATTGACCTCATCGTCAAGCAAGTCGTTGCCCAAGGCAAGCAGACCGATACGCCACAATTGCGCGATGCGATCAAGCGTGACCTGATCAACCGCGAAGTGCTGATCCAGGAAGCCGACAAGCAAGGTTTTGGCACCCGTGCGGATGTAAAAGCTGCGCTGGACAATGCGCGCCAGAGCATCATCATCAATGCCATGCTGGCGGACTACGTGCGCAAGAATCCCGTCAAGGAAGCCGACGCGCGCGCCGAGTACGAGCGTTACAAGTCGCAAATGGGTGACAAGGAATACCATGCCCGCCACATCCTGGTACCCACCGAAGAAGAAGCCAAGGGCGTGATCGCCAAGCTGAAGACCGGCAGCAAGTTCGAGGACCTGGCCAAGGCGCAGTCCAAGGACGGCTCTGCAGCCAACGGCGGCGACCTCGACTGGGCCAGCCCGGCCAACTTCGTGCCGGAATTTTCCAAGGCCATGGTGGAACTGAAAAAAGGCGCCATCACCGAAGTGCCGGTCAAGACCCAGTTCGGCTACCACGTCATCAAGCTCGAAGACAGCCGTGCAGCGAAGATCCCCGCTTTCGACGACGTCAAGCAGCAGGTCGTGGAGCAGATGCAGCAGCGCAAGCTGGCCCAGTTCCGCGAAGAGCTGATGAAGAAAGCGACGATCAAGTAATCGTTGTTGGATTAAAAAAGCCGCCACTAAAAATGGCGGCTTTTTTTTACGTCTGTCGTCAGATCATGCATGGCCGATGCCGCCGTCGCTGGTACAAGGCGGCGCCAGGCGCATGATCAGGGCCGAACAGAATCGGCGCGTGCCGAACCTGATCCGCTTGATGGTGTGCAGCGCGATACCTCGACGTCCAATAATGTGAGCGTGAAGGTTTCACCTGCGCTGCAGACCAGCTGGCCCGACCTTGCGCCAGCTGTACCGCGCCAAACTTTCCGCGAGCCTAGCCCACCCATTTCCGCGCATTGCGGAACATGCGCATCCATGGCGAATCTTCGCCCCACGCTTCTGGATGCCAGGATTGCTGCACGGTGCGGAACACCCGCTCCGCGTGCGGCATCATGACCGTAAAGCGCCCATCGGCCGTGGTGACCGCTGTCAGGCCCGCGGGCGAGCCGTTTGGATTGAACGGATAACGCTCGGTGGCCTCGCCCCGGTTATCGACATAGCGTAGCGACTTGACCACTGCGCCAATGTCGCCCGTCTGCGAGAAATCGGCAAAACCTTCGCCGTGGGCGATCGCAATGGCCGTCTGCGTGCCAGCCATGCCATTGAAGAAGATGGAAGGCGAGTCGAGTACTTCCACCATCGCAAAGCGCGCCTCGAACTGCTCGGACTTGTTGCGGGTGAACTTGGGCCAGGCCTGGGCACCGGGGATGATTGATTTCAGGTTGCTCATCATCTGGCAGCCATTGCACACGCCCAGGCCAAAGCTGTCGCTGCGGGCGAAGAAGCGGGCAAACTGCTCGGCCAGCTGTTCATTGAACAGGATGGTCTTGGCCCAGCCTTCGCCCGCGCCCAGCACGTCCCCGTATGAGAAGCCGCCCACGGCGATCATGCCCTGGAAGTCGTCCAGTTTGGCGCGGCCTGCAATCAGGTCGCTCATGTGCACGTCCACGGCCGTGAAGCCCGCCTGGTGCATCACCCAGGCTGTCTCGATATGCGAATTGACGCCCTGCTCGCGCAGGATTGCCACGCGCGGACGCACGCCGGTGGCCAAAAACGGCGCCGCCACATTGTCTGCCAGGTCGAAGGTGATCTTGGGCGAAATGCCAGGATCGGTTTCATCAAGCAGGCGGTCGTATTCGCTGTCGGCGCAGGCCGGATTGTCGCGCAGGCGCGCAATGCGCCAGCTCGTTTCGCTCCACAGGCGGTGCAGCGCGCTGCGTTGTTCGCTGTAGATGACTTTTGCGTCGCGCGTCAGTTCAATCGCGCTGCGCTCATTGAGCTTGCCGATGATGTGGCTGCAGGCGCCCAGGTTGAAATCGCGCAGCACGTTCATGACGGCAGTCTTGTCCTCGGCACGCACCTGGATCACGGCGCCCAGCTCTTCGGCGAACAGGGCGCGCAGGGTCAGCTCGTTGCGCCGTTCGGCCACCTGGCCGGTCCAGTTCTTGGCGTCGCCCCAGTCGGCCGCGTGCTCGCCTTCGAGCGTGAGGATGTCCAGGTTGACCGTCACGCCGGTGCGGCCGGCGAATGCCATCTCGCACAAGGTGGCGAACAGGCCGCCGTCCGAGCGGTCGTGATAGGCCAGCAGCTTGCCGTCCCGGTTCAACTGCTGGATGGCGCCAAAGAAGGCCTTCAGGTCGTCCGCGCTGTCCACGTCCGGCACCTCATTGCCCAGCTGCTGGGTCACCTGCGACAGTGCCGAGGCGCCAAGACGGTTCTTGCCCCGTCCAAGGTCGATCAGGATCAGGGCCGTGTCACCGCTGTCGGTCTTGAGCTGCGGCGTCAGCGAACGGCGGATGTCGGTCACGGGGGCAAACGAGGAGACAATCAGCGACACCGGCGAGACCACCGCCTTGGATTCATCCTGGTCGCGCCAGGTGGTGCGCATCGACAGCGAGTCCTTGCCCACCGGGATACTGATGCCAAGGGCCGGGCACAGGTCCATGCCGACTGCCTTGACGGTGTCGAACAGCGCGGCATCCTGGCCGGGCTGGCCGCAGGCCGCCATCCAGTTGGCCGACAGCTTGATGTCCGAAATATCGCCAA
This region of Massilia sp. PAMC28688 genomic DNA includes:
- a CDS encoding branched-chain amino acid ABC transporter substrate-binding protein, giving the protein MKNIRPLTLAVSLALLSAAAQAETVKIAFIDPLSGPFAPVGQNQLKSFQTIADLANQQKWAGEHTIQVVGFDNKGSPQESLTQLKAVIDQGYRYITQGNGSGVGLALLDAINKHNERNPGKEVVFLNYAAIDPDMTNSKCSFWHFRFDANSDMKMEALTSYMATDKNVKNVYIIGQNYAFGQAVSRAAKAYLKRKRPDVKIVGDDLHPIAQVKDFSPYVAKIKASGADTVITGNWGADLALLIRAAKDADLKADFYTYYGVTTGVPTAMGAAGADRVKIVGNWMVNAENNAGKEIVEGFKKKYNDDYYTAQTHSSIGMLAQAIKQAKSTDPVKVAFAMEGAKFNSLNGQVTMNKVDHQLQQPLYIGTWTKVDGKTVKYDQENTGYGWKMDKKIDAYYATQPTSCQMKRPSPK
- a CDS encoding 3-(methylthio)propionyl-CoA ligase, coding for MTSYQASPLMGQMMSQPLLISSILEFAAKHYPTTEIVSRRVEGDMHRYTYRDCHDRARKLANVLQDLGVTMGERVATLAWNGYRHMELYYAVSGSGAVLHTINPRLHPEQLAYICNHAQDQYLFFDLTFLPLIEAIAAHCKSVKGFVLMAERDRMPQESKIANLLCYEELMAGSSDQYQWPVFDENAAASLCYTSGTTGNPKGALYSHRSTVLHAYGSAMPNALNVSAADTVLPVVPMFHVNAWGLPYSVLLSGAKMVYPGAALDGKSLYELFEAEGVTFSAGVPTVWLGLVNHALQNNLKFSTFRRTVIGGSACPPAMMDTLIDKLDVQVIHAWGMTEMSPLGTAGGLQAKHLSLPKEEQRKILQKQGHAVFGVDMKIVDDSGKELPWDGTTYGHLLVKGPWIISSYFKNEGGDVLQDGWFPTGDVATIDADGYMQITDRSKDVIKSGGEWIGTIDLENIAMAHPAVLQAACVGIAHPKWDERPLLVVIKRPGQEVTRDELIAFFEGKIAKFWTPDDVVFVDALPMGATGKVQKNKLREQFKEHKLATA
- a CDS encoding YdiU family protein, which translates into the protein MSASLATATGTAITAIDLPFENSFAELPPAFYTRLMPTPLREPYFVAASARAAQLVGLTAADLAGDDYVAVFTGNTVPTRAAPLSAVYSGHQFGVWAGQLGDGRAILLGELAGPQGPMELQLKGAGMTPYSRMGDGRAVLRSSIREFLCSEAMAALNIPTTRALMITGSDQGVMRETVETSAVCTRMAPSFVRFGSFEHWFYRDKPEQLRTLADYVINTFYPELAGDSNPYTSLLAEVSRRTAHMIAHWQAVGFMHGVMNTDNMSILGLTLDYGPFGFMEAFDSQHICNHTDQQGRYSYANQPQIGHWNCFALGQALLPLIGSLEDAQEALAVYEPAFAAKIDELLHAKLGLELVRDDDHQLFADMFALLQATHVDFTQFFRRLGMLQVEQPELDAPVRDLFIDRDAFDTWAAAYRTRLRMESRNDIARRRAMDGVNPKYVLRNYLAQVAIEKAQKKDFSEVAKLLAILEHPFDEQHEHEAYAALPPDWASHLEVSCSS
- the msrB gene encoding peptide-methionine (R)-S-oxide reductase MsrB; the encoded protein is MTDKVTKSDAEWRAMLDPMQYQVTRHAATERAFTGEFWDHHEHGIYTCVCCNTPLFASDTKFDSGCGWPSYFKALDPANVIEKVDRTHGMLRTEIICAVCDAHLGHVFPDGPPPTGLRYCINSASLRFDPT
- a CDS encoding septation protein A, which produces MKFLFDFFPILLFFGVFKLAEVFEPTAHSLVTTYLGGMIAGGTIKPDQAPIMLATVVAILATTLQIAYVKARGRKVDLMLWVSFAIITIFGGLTIYLHDDNFIKWKPTLIYLIFALGMLIAQFGFRKNLMREAMESQLKLPDDVWSKVGLSWAAFFLFLGVLNLLVAFVIFEGNTSAWVSFKVFGITGLMFVFIIGQTVMLSKYIEAEDDKADDKIVKDQA
- a CDS encoding BolA family transcriptional regulator gives rise to the protein MSADTRMERIRAQLQQALAPSLLELTDESALHAGHAGAASGGGHYRLKIVSSQFEGQRLVMRHRLVYDSVHAMMHSEIHALAITALAPSEV
- a CDS encoding peptidyl-prolyl cis-trans isomerase, which codes for MTFKPARLLLALIAVAAMPAFAQNAAVVNGKPIPTSRVDNFVKQVVAQGQQQDSKELREAIKQDLIAREVMMQEAVKQGFDKNELVKQQLEAARQQIVVSAMMREHAKKQPISEAEIKAEYDRFKAQNGDKEYHVRHILTETEAAAKDVIAKLKAGAKFEDLAKTSKDTGSANSGGDLDWATPSSFPKPFADAFVGLQKGAVTQTPVQTQNGWHVIKVDDTRPAKIPALAELKPQITESLQQRKLQAYQEELFKKAVIK
- a CDS encoding peptidylprolyl isomerase codes for the protein MILKPARLIVALVALSAAPAFAQVAATVNGKPIPNSKIDLIVKQVVAQGKQTDTPQLRDAIKRDLINREVLIQEADKQGFGTRADVKAALDNARQSIIINAMLADYVRKNPVKEADARAEYERYKSQMGDKEYHARHILVPTEEEAKGVIAKLKTGSKFEDLAKAQSKDGSAANGGDLDWASPANFVPEFSKAMVELKKGAITEVPVKTQFGYHVIKLEDSRAAKIPAFDDVKQQVVEQMQQRKLAQFREELMKKATIK